In Edaphobacter dinghuensis, one genomic interval encodes:
- a CDS encoding RNA polymerase sigma factor, which yields MNKVDAEAIQQILSGDRDAYRVLMDRHFCTVHRIAFRITGNEADAEEAAQEAFLRAYNKLPGFRQDASFSTWITRIVMNTAFNLVERRGRDLSQNGLRIADTPSPAEQTVQLAGTQPDPERQLLDHEAASLRQRALADLTHMERTAFTLRHMEDLPIAEIAAALNVPANSAKQAVFRAVGKLRRSLAPIAGGQS from the coding sequence ATGAACAAAGTCGACGCAGAAGCGATTCAGCAGATCCTGTCCGGAGATCGAGACGCCTACCGCGTCCTGATGGACCGTCACTTCTGCACCGTGCATCGCATCGCCTTCCGCATCACCGGCAACGAGGCCGACGCGGAAGAAGCCGCGCAGGAGGCGTTTCTCCGCGCCTACAACAAGCTTCCGGGCTTCCGTCAGGACGCCTCTTTTTCCACCTGGATTACGCGAATTGTTATGAATACCGCCTTCAATCTCGTCGAACGCCGCGGCCGCGATCTCTCACAGAACGGCCTTCGCATCGCCGATACTCCCTCGCCGGCTGAACAGACCGTGCAGTTGGCCGGAACGCAACCCGATCCGGAACGGCAGCTGCTCGACCATGAAGCTGCCTCGCTTCGCCAGCGGGCTCTGGCCGACCTTACCCACATGGAGCGGACCGCCTTTACGCTGCGCCACATGGAAGACCTTCCCATCGCCGAGATCGCCGCAGCGCTGAACGTGCCTGCGAATTCTGCCAAACAGGCCGTCTTTCGTGCCGTCGGCAAACTGCGGCGCTCCCTTGCCCCTATTGCAGGAGGCCAGTCATGA